From a region of the Calliphora vicina chromosome 4, idCalVici1.1, whole genome shotgun sequence genome:
- the Idh3a gene encoding probable isocitrate dehydrogenase [NAD] subunit alpha, mitochondrial isoform X1, whose translation MAARLIQKILKSIGINGGRESVEVANHAKINTTPVSGRAYSSGSRKVTLIPGDGIGPEISAAVQKIFTAAGVPIDWETVDVTPVRGPDGKFGIPQAAIDSVNTNKIGLKGPLMTPVGKGHRSLNLALRKEFNLYANVRPCRSLEGYKTLYDDVDVVTIRENTEGEYSGIEHEIVDGVVQSIKLITEEASKRVAEYAFTYAKNNNRKKVTVVHKANIMRMSDGLFLRCVREMAEHFPEIKFEERYLDTVCLNMVQDPKKYDVLVMPNLYGDILSDMCAGLVGGLGLTPSGNMGLNGALFESVHGTAPDIAGKDLANPTALLLSAVMMLRHMELNSHADKIEKACFEVIKEGKYLTGDLGGKAKCSEFTNEICSKL comes from the exons atGGCAGCAagattaattcaaaagatt ttaaaaagtaTTGGAATTAATGGCGGCCGGGAATCGGTAGAAGTGGCCAATCATGCCAAG attaACACAACTCCCGTTTCTGGACGTGCCTACTCATCGGGTTCACGCAAGGTCACCCTTATTCCTGGTGATGGTATTGGTCCTGAAATTTCCGCCGCTGTGCAGAAAATCTTTACCGCTGCCGGTGTTCCCATTGATTGGGAAACTGTTGATGTAACACCCGTTAGA gGTCCAGATGGTAAGTTCGGTATTCCTCAAGCTGCCATTGATTCGGTCAACACAAACAAAATCGGTTTGAAGGGCCCCTTGATGACCCCCGTCGGTAAGGGTCATCGCTCTTTGAATTTGGCTCTCCGCAAGGAATTCAACTTGTATGCCAACGTAAGACCCTGCAGAAGTTTGGAGGGCTACAAGACATTGTACGATGACGTTGATGTGGTAACCATTCGTGAAAACACTGAAGGTGAATATTCCGGCATTGAACACGAAATTGTCGATGGTGTTGTGCAAAGTATCAAATTGATTACTGAAGAAGCCTCCAAGCGTGTTGCTGAATATGCCTTTACCTAtgccaaaaacaacaacagaaagaAGGTGACTGTTGTGCACAAGGCCAACATTATGCGCATGTCTGATGGTTTGTTCTTGCGTTGTGTACGTGAAATGGCCGAACATTTCCCCGAAATTAAATTCGAGGAACGTTATTTGGATACCGTATGCTTGAATATGGTACAAGATCCCAAGAAATATGATGTTTTG GTCATGCCTAACTTGTATGGTGATATTTTGTCTGATATGTGCGCCGGTTTGGTTGGTGGTTTGGGTTTGACACCCTCCGGTAACATGGGTCTTAATGGTGCCCTCTTTGAATct gtGCACGGTACTGCCCCCGATATTGCTGGCAAAGATTTGGCCAACCCCACTGCCTTATTGTTGTCTGCCGTTATGATGTTGAGACACATGGAACTCAACTCTCATGctgataaaattgaaaaagcCTGTTTCGAAGTCATTAAAGAAGGCAAATATTTGACCGGCGATTTGGGCGGCAAAGCCAAGTGTTCCGAGTTCACAAATGAAATTTGTTCTAAactgtaa
- the Idh3a gene encoding probable isocitrate dehydrogenase [NAD] subunit alpha, mitochondrial isoform X2, with translation MAARLIQKIINTTPVSGRAYSSGSRKVTLIPGDGIGPEISAAVQKIFTAAGVPIDWETVDVTPVRGPDGKFGIPQAAIDSVNTNKIGLKGPLMTPVGKGHRSLNLALRKEFNLYANVRPCRSLEGYKTLYDDVDVVTIRENTEGEYSGIEHEIVDGVVQSIKLITEEASKRVAEYAFTYAKNNNRKKVTVVHKANIMRMSDGLFLRCVREMAEHFPEIKFEERYLDTVCLNMVQDPKKYDVLVMPNLYGDILSDMCAGLVGGLGLTPSGNMGLNGALFESVHGTAPDIAGKDLANPTALLLSAVMMLRHMELNSHADKIEKACFEVIKEGKYLTGDLGGKAKCSEFTNEICSKL, from the exons atGGCAGCAagattaattcaaaagatt attaACACAACTCCCGTTTCTGGACGTGCCTACTCATCGGGTTCACGCAAGGTCACCCTTATTCCTGGTGATGGTATTGGTCCTGAAATTTCCGCCGCTGTGCAGAAAATCTTTACCGCTGCCGGTGTTCCCATTGATTGGGAAACTGTTGATGTAACACCCGTTAGA gGTCCAGATGGTAAGTTCGGTATTCCTCAAGCTGCCATTGATTCGGTCAACACAAACAAAATCGGTTTGAAGGGCCCCTTGATGACCCCCGTCGGTAAGGGTCATCGCTCTTTGAATTTGGCTCTCCGCAAGGAATTCAACTTGTATGCCAACGTAAGACCCTGCAGAAGTTTGGAGGGCTACAAGACATTGTACGATGACGTTGATGTGGTAACCATTCGTGAAAACACTGAAGGTGAATATTCCGGCATTGAACACGAAATTGTCGATGGTGTTGTGCAAAGTATCAAATTGATTACTGAAGAAGCCTCCAAGCGTGTTGCTGAATATGCCTTTACCTAtgccaaaaacaacaacagaaagaAGGTGACTGTTGTGCACAAGGCCAACATTATGCGCATGTCTGATGGTTTGTTCTTGCGTTGTGTACGTGAAATGGCCGAACATTTCCCCGAAATTAAATTCGAGGAACGTTATTTGGATACCGTATGCTTGAATATGGTACAAGATCCCAAGAAATATGATGTTTTG GTCATGCCTAACTTGTATGGTGATATTTTGTCTGATATGTGCGCCGGTTTGGTTGGTGGTTTGGGTTTGACACCCTCCGGTAACATGGGTCTTAATGGTGCCCTCTTTGAATct gtGCACGGTACTGCCCCCGATATTGCTGGCAAAGATTTGGCCAACCCCACTGCCTTATTGTTGTCTGCCGTTATGATGTTGAGACACATGGAACTCAACTCTCATGctgataaaattgaaaaagcCTGTTTCGAAGTCATTAAAGAAGGCAAATATTTGACCGGCGATTTGGGCGGCAAAGCCAAGTGTTCCGAGTTCACAAATGAAATTTGTTCTAAactgtaa
- the RfC4 gene encoding replication factor C subunit 2, whose product MPEVELTADELKRRNLPWIEKYRPAKFDEIVGNEDTVARLSVFATQGNAPNIIIAGPPGVGKTTTIQCLARILLGDSYKEAVLELNASNERGIDVVRNKIKMFAQQKVTLPRGRHKIVILDEADSMTEGAQQALRRTMEIYSNTTRFALACNTSEKIIEPIQSRCAMLRFTKLSDAQVLAKLIEVCQRENLEYDEEGLEAIVFTAQGDMRQGLNNLQSTAQGFGKITGANVFKVCDEPHPMLIQDMLQHCAENDIHKAYKILAKLWRFGYAAEDIIGNIFRVCKRLNVDEHMKLNFIREIGVTHMKVVDGLNSLLQLTSLLARLCEIADAQ is encoded by the exons atgccagAGGTAGAATTAACTGCAGATGAACTTAAGAGGCGTAATTTGCCATG GATTGAAAAATATCGACCGGCAAAATTTGATGAAATTGTGGGTAATGAGGATACCGTGGCCCGTTTATCCGTCTTTGCTACCCAGGGTAATGCTCCCAACATAATTATAGCG GGTCCACCTGGTGTGGGCAAAACTACAACCATTCAGTGTTTGGCCAGAATATTACTTGGTGACAGTTATAAAGAAGCTGTTTTGGAATTGAATGCCTCAAACGAGCGTGGCATTGATGTAGTgcgtaataaaattaaaatgtttgcccAACAAAAAGTCACACTACCCCGTGGTCGCCATAAGATTGTTATATTGGATGAGGCGGACAGCATGACCGAGGGTGCTCAGCAGGCTTTGAGGCGCACCATGGAAATTTACAGTAATACCACACGTTTTGCCCTGGCCTGTAATACGAGCGAAAAGATAATAGAACCCATACAGTCTCGTTGTGCCATGTTGCGTTTTACAAAACTATCAGATGCCCAGGTTTTGGCCAAACTTATCGAAGTGTGCCAACGTGAAAATCTCGAATACGATGAAGAAGGTCTGGAGGCCATAGTTTTCACGGCACAGGGTGATATGAGACAAGGTTTGAATAATTTACAATCCACAGCTCAAGGTTTTGGTAAAATAACGGGAGCAAATGTTTTCAAAGTGTGCGATGAACCTCATCCTATGCTTATACAGGATATGTTGCAACATTGTGCTGAAAATGATATACACAAAGCCTACAAAATATTGGCCAAGTTGTGGCGTTTTGGTTATGCCGCAGAGGATATTATTGGTAATATATTTCGTGTCTGCAAGCGTTTGAATGTGGATGAACATATGAAGTTGAATTTTATACGTGAAATTGGAGTGACACATATGAAAGTCGTTGATGGCCTGAACTCCTTACTACAATTAACTAGTTTGCTGGCTAGGTTATGTGAAATTGCAGATGCCCAGTAA
- the LOC135957326 gene encoding putative uncharacterized protein DDB_G0282129, with protein MSDEQQQQQQQQQQRQQQMQQHQQQQQQQIKSPKDTNNSNGNNNNTTTTQNNTTPPRKSNIHEMRNQDFVSRLMAATPPYLYSAPMGPNNFFFSDMLRSLVAARNQENVRNLQLQHTAALARRPRKRTWSQQRTYFKENETLLEKSQQQQLQPQLPQLNAAEKPLELTTHKPYLQHLANKYRKLETESTKEAPDIKQLLVNTKTNEREHDNVGNTPNTALAGGTVDTTLQTTPPAASLPPQDLVLPPPPPVWYPPLYPPYGIDPLHFFIDLRVSGHIYDRKKENISPLASAENTTTGNDATNSPPASHTITLPNKHRHGSAFTVPTPRCNDLKAISSLQHTPVTPTSDAINLSSSASAAAASAVNKFENYAKYYDFGESKENQPNIAKCNANYMLQHLPRLYSQFAARDLIAQAQNESLNQHINNDVLEADNKSDNDCEAESDDRHSVANSDDNDLDDSSNRERDIDVEIIDSIKYRTDGNSSRCTSPDESSITQID; from the coding sequence ATGTCTGacgaacaacaacagcagcagcagcaacaacaacagagaCAACAGCAAATGCAGCAAcaccaacagcagcagcaacaacagatTAAATCCCCCAAGGATACGAATAATTCAAATGGGAATAACAACAACACCACCACGACCCAAAATAACACAACACCACCAAGAAAGTCAAATATACATGAAATGAGAAATCAGGATTTTGTAAGCCGTTTAATGGCTGCCACACCACCGTATCTCTACTCAGCTCCTATGGGTCCAAACAATTTCTTCTTCAGCGATATGCTACGTTCTTTGGTGGCAGCTCGTAACCAGGAAAATGTACGCAATTTACAGCTACAACATACGGCTGCTTTAGCTAGGAGACCTCGTAAAAGAACTTGGTCTCAACAACGTacctattttaaagaaaatgaaacGTTATTGGAAAAATCTCAACAGCAACAACTTCAACCACAATTACCACAACTAAATGCAGCTGAAAAACCTTTGGAATTAACCACTCACAAGCCGTACTTGCAACATTTGGCCAACAAATATCGTAAACTGGAAACGGAGTCAACTAAGGAGGCTCCCGATATAAAACAGCTTTTagtaaacacaaaaaccaatGAAAGAGAACACGATAATGTTGGCAACACCCCAAATACCGCATTGGCCGGCGGTACAGTAGATACAACATTACAAACAACACCTCCAGCCGCCTCACTACCACCACAAGATTTGGTTTTACCACCCCCACCTCCCGTTTGGTATCCACCTTTGTATCCTCCCTATGGCATAGATCCTCTACACTTCTTTATAGACCTAAGAGTTTCGGGACATATTTATGATcgcaaaaaagaaaacatatctCCGTTGGCTAGTGCGGAGAACACTACAACTGGCAATGATGCAACAAATTCACCTCCAGCTTCCCATACCATTACATTACCCAACAAACATCGTCATGGCTCAGCCTTTACAGTACCCACGCCCCGATGTAATGACTTGAAGGCAATCTCGTCCTTGCAGCATACCCCAGTTACGCCTACCTCAGATGCCATAAATCTCAGTTCTAGTGCCAGTGCAGCAGCCGCTTCGGcggtaaataaattcgaaaactaTGCCAAATATTACGactttggcgaaagtaaagagAATCAACCCAATATTGCCAAGTGTAATGCCAACTATATGCTGCAACATTTGCCCCGTTTATATAGTCAATTTGCGGCCAGAGATTTAATTGCCCAAGCTCAAAATGAAAGTCTTAATCAACACATTAACAACGATGTTCTGGAAGCCGACAACAAATCGGATAATGATTGTGAGGCTGAATCGGATGATCGCCATTCGGTGGCCAATTCGGACGACAATGATCTCGATGATAGTTCAAATCGTGAACGTGATATTGATGTGGAAATTATTGATTCGATTAAATATCGTACGGATGGTAATAGCAGTCGTTGTACGAGTCCCGATGAATCATCAATAACGCAAATTGATTAG